Proteins from a genomic interval of Nocardia sp. BMG51109:
- a CDS encoding O-methyltransferase, with the protein MTNAEWGEVDRYLVDTLVGDADSEVFQENSAAGLPAIDVSPAQGKFLHLIARSIGARRALEFGTLGGYSTLWLARAVGPEGRVVTFEYEPRHAEVARKNLDRKGVGERVDIRVGAALDNLPALAEEQPEPFDLVFIDADKVNNSNYVQWALRLTRPGSVLIIDNVVRHGAIVDPDPSEASARASRDVLELLAAEPRLDASAVQTVGEKGWDGFAYALVTG; encoded by the coding sequence ATGACGAATGCCGAATGGGGTGAGGTCGATCGCTATCTCGTCGACACGCTGGTCGGGGATGCGGATTCGGAGGTATTTCAGGAGAATTCGGCCGCCGGGCTGCCTGCCATCGACGTCTCGCCGGCGCAGGGCAAGTTCCTGCATCTGATCGCGCGGTCGATCGGGGCGCGGCGGGCGCTGGAGTTCGGGACGCTCGGCGGGTACAGCACGCTGTGGCTGGCCCGCGCGGTCGGGCCCGAGGGGCGCGTCGTGACGTTCGAGTACGAGCCGCGGCACGCCGAGGTGGCCCGGAAGAACCTCGACCGCAAGGGAGTCGGCGAGCGGGTCGACATCCGGGTCGGTGCGGCGCTGGACAACCTGCCGGCGCTGGCCGAGGAGCAACCCGAACCGTTCGACCTGGTCTTCATCGACGCCGACAAGGTGAACAACTCGAACTATGTGCAGTGGGCGCTGCGGCTGACCCGCCCGGGCTCGGTGCTCATCATCGACAACGTGGTCCGGCACGGCGCCATCGTCGATCCGGACCCCTCCGAGGCGTCGGCGCGGGCCAGCCGCGACGTGCTCGAACTCCTCGCCGCGGAACCCCGGCTGGATGCGTCGGCGGTGCAGACCGTCGGCGAGAAGGGCTGGGACGGTTTCGCCTACGCGCTCGTCACCGGCTGA
- a CDS encoding SDR family NAD(P)-dependent oxidoreductase, giving the protein MSEGTSNGRPLAERVATRLLYPTSRPRGKALRAAVSARVVLVTGASHGIGKATVRKLAAAGAVVLLVARSREDLEQVADEIRAEGGTARVFQADLSDMAATERLARDILAEHGHVDVVISNAGRSIRRPIDESYDRFHDFTRTIDVNYLGPVRLLLTLLPSMRERRQGHIVNLSTWTLRMPPGPQWAAYGASKAAFDTWLRTVATEIAVDGVTVTSVYMPLVHTRMSAPSDFGPTPGLTCDEAADVVCHAVVARPVEITPWWTGPLQAWSDLTRGPAHRLMTRSYRR; this is encoded by the coding sequence GTGAGCGAAGGCACGTCCAACGGTCGTCCGCTGGCCGAGCGGGTGGCGACGCGGCTGCTGTACCCGACCTCGCGGCCGCGGGGCAAGGCGCTCCGCGCGGCGGTTTCGGCAAGAGTGGTGCTGGTGACCGGCGCCTCGCACGGCATCGGGAAGGCCACCGTGCGCAAGCTGGCGGCCGCCGGTGCGGTGGTGCTGCTGGTGGCCCGGTCCCGCGAGGACCTGGAGCAGGTGGCGGACGAGATCCGTGCGGAGGGCGGCACCGCGCGGGTGTTTCAGGCGGATCTTTCCGATATGGCGGCCACCGAGCGGCTGGCCCGCGACATCCTCGCCGAGCACGGCCACGTCGACGTCGTGATCAGCAACGCGGGCAGGTCGATCCGGCGGCCGATCGACGAATCCTACGACCGGTTCCACGACTTCACCCGCACCATCGACGTGAACTATCTCGGGCCGGTGCGGCTGCTGCTGACATTGCTGCCGAGCATGCGCGAACGCAGGCAGGGGCACATCGTGAACCTGTCCACCTGGACCCTGCGCATGCCGCCGGGGCCGCAGTGGGCGGCCTACGGTGCGTCGAAGGCGGCCTTCGATACCTGGCTGCGCACGGTGGCGACCGAGATCGCCGTCGACGGCGTCACCGTCACGTCGGTATACATGCCGTTGGTGCACACCCGCATGAGCGCCCCGTCCGATTTCGGTCCCACCCCGGGCCTGACGTGCGACGAGGCCGCCGATGTCGTGTGCCACGCCGTCGTCGCCAGGCCGGTGGAGATCACCCCGTGGTGGACCGGCCCGCTACAGGCGTGGTCCGATCTCACCCGCGGCCCGGCGCATCGGCTGATGACCCGCAGCTACCGGCGGTGA
- a CDS encoding zinc-binding dehydrogenase, with translation MHAIRLHTFGPAENLRYETVDDPVPGPGQVRIAVAAAGVHVVDTSMRRGLPGPFPLPELPFVPGREVAGTVHRLGPGVDEKWLGTTVVTHLGQTEGGYAELAVAAADRLHEVPGGLDPAAAVAMIGTGRTTLGILQFAALEPGGIAVVTAAAGGIGTLLVQYLKNAGLTVIGLAGGPEKADLVAADGADLALDYRRPGWADRIRDRFGDRPATWLFDGVGGETARTAVELLGKGGTRLVYGWSGGAPLELGEDYLTDRGIASEYVLGPKMLDRAGGIRNLETTALAEAAAGRLRPAVQRFPLAEAAAAHRALETRATVGKVVLMP, from the coding sequence ATGCATGCGATTCGCCTTCACACCTTCGGGCCCGCCGAGAACCTGCGCTACGAGACCGTCGACGATCCGGTGCCGGGGCCCGGACAGGTGCGGATCGCTGTGGCGGCCGCCGGGGTCCACGTCGTCGACACCTCGATGCGCCGTGGCCTGCCCGGACCGTTTCCACTGCCGGAGCTGCCCTTCGTGCCGGGGCGGGAGGTCGCCGGAACGGTGCACCGCCTCGGACCCGGTGTCGACGAGAAATGGCTCGGCACAACGGTTGTCACGCACCTCGGACAGACCGAGGGCGGATATGCCGAACTGGCCGTCGCCGCGGCCGACCGGCTGCACGAGGTTCCGGGCGGGCTCGATCCGGCCGCGGCGGTCGCGATGATCGGGACCGGCCGCACCACGCTCGGTATCCTCCAGTTCGCCGCGCTCGAACCGGGCGGCATCGCCGTCGTCACGGCCGCCGCGGGCGGCATCGGCACCCTGCTCGTGCAGTATCTGAAGAATGCCGGACTCACGGTGATCGGCCTGGCGGGCGGGCCGGAGAAGGCCGATCTGGTCGCCGCCGACGGCGCCGACCTCGCCCTCGACTACCGGCGCCCCGGCTGGGCCGACCGGATCCGCGACCGGTTCGGCGACCGGCCCGCCACGTGGCTGTTCGACGGCGTCGGCGGCGAGACGGCCCGCACGGCGGTCGAACTGCTCGGCAAGGGCGGCACCCGGCTGGTGTACGGATGGAGCGGCGGCGCTCCGCTGGAACTCGGCGAGGACTATCTCACCGACCGCGGCATCGCCTCCGAATACGTGCTCGGCCCGAAGATGCTCGACCGCGCGGGCGGCATCCGCAACCTGGAGACGACCGCGCTCGCCGAGGCCGCCGCCGGGCGCCTGCGACCGGCCGTCCAGCGCTTCCCGCTCGCCGAGGCCGCCGCGGCACATCGAGCGCTGGAGACCCGGGCGACCGTCGGCAAGGTGGTTCTCATGCCGTGA
- a CDS encoding urease accessory protein UreF yields MSLAMLLSLGDSRLPIGGHVHSGGVEEAVASGVVRDVASVELYLRRRIRTSGLVAASLAAAVCGGGLAAGRAEAEADARMPAPAARAASRAQGRGLLRLAKQVWPGQDWSGLGARPHLSTAFGVVGSVAGATPEEIAGVVVYTTMTGSATAAQRLLALDPAAVAACTVRLAADCDRTAAEAVKGLAALSDPLQDVLAERHVERAMPLFAS; encoded by the coding sequence ATGAGTTTGGCGATGTTGTTGTCGCTGGGGGACTCGCGGCTGCCGATCGGGGGGCACGTGCATTCCGGGGGAGTGGAGGAGGCGGTGGCCTCCGGGGTGGTGCGGGACGTGGCGTCGGTCGAGCTGTATCTGCGGCGGCGGATTCGGACCTCGGGGCTGGTGGCGGCGTCGCTGGCGGCGGCGGTCTGTGGCGGTGGGCTGGCCGCGGGACGGGCCGAGGCGGAGGCGGACGCGCGGATGCCGGCGCCCGCGGCCCGGGCCGCGTCGCGAGCGCAGGGACGCGGGCTGCTCCGGCTCGCCAAGCAGGTCTGGCCGGGGCAGGACTGGTCCGGGCTGGGTGCGCGACCGCATCTGTCGACGGCGTTCGGTGTGGTGGGGTCGGTGGCCGGGGCCACGCCGGAGGAGATCGCGGGTGTCGTCGTCTACACCACGATGACCGGGTCGGCGACGGCCGCGCAGCGGTTATTGGCACTGGATCCCGCCGCGGTGGCCGCGTGCACGGTGCGGCTCGCCGCGGACTGCGACCGGACCGCCGCCGAGGCGGTGAAAGGGCTTGCCGCGCTGTCGGATCCGCTCCAGGACGTGCTCGCCGAACGGCATGTCGAGCGGGCGATGCCGCTGTTCGCGTCCTGA
- a CDS encoding TetR/AcrR family transcriptional regulator has translation MADPKLTRTAIVDTALGLADESGLDALSMRRIADRLGVGAMSLYRHVPNKDALLAELTDEVARRNPYPPADPGWTWRDRVRIAAEIDWRLYQEHPWVLFTFAVPRYNFGPHSLVCLDWLVEGFAELTDDRREATRMALSVWSYIAGIALQQVSAAMLAKRDAGQEEVSGLTALLEGTPRWPTPPALAPLEGTGSGDLLDPERLLRSGLAALCDGFAAGR, from the coding sequence GTGGCGGACCCCAAGCTGACCCGTACCGCGATCGTCGACACGGCGCTCGGCCTGGCCGACGAGTCCGGCCTGGACGCGCTGTCCATGCGGCGCATCGCCGACCGCCTGGGTGTCGGCGCGATGTCGCTGTACCGGCACGTCCCGAACAAGGACGCACTGCTGGCGGAGCTGACCGACGAGGTGGCCCGCCGCAACCCCTATCCGCCCGCGGATCCGGGCTGGACGTGGCGCGATCGCGTGCGCATCGCGGCCGAGATCGATTGGCGGCTGTACCAGGAACATCCGTGGGTTCTGTTCACCTTCGCGGTGCCCCGCTACAACTTCGGGCCGCACAGCCTGGTGTGCCTGGACTGGCTGGTGGAGGGTTTCGCCGAGCTGACCGACGACCGGCGCGAGGCGACCCGGATGGCGCTGTCGGTGTGGAGTTATATCGCCGGCATCGCGCTGCAGCAGGTCAGTGCGGCGATGCTGGCCAAGCGCGACGCCGGGCAGGAGGAGGTGTCCGGGCTGACGGCGCTGCTCGAGGGAACGCCGCGCTGGCCCACACCGCCCGCGCTGGCACCGCTCGAGGGCACCGGCAGCGGTGACCTCCTGGATCCGGAGCGGCTGCTGCGGTCCGGGCTCGCGGCCCTCTGCGACGGTTTCGCCGCGGGCCGCTGA
- a CDS encoding MFS transporter, producing the protein MTGTDTRTTAPSRRAWLGLAVLILPVLLVSMDMSVLYLAMPTLTAQLDPSASQQLWILDIYGFLIAGLLITMGNLGDRIGRRRILLAGAAVFGIASVLAAFAPSAGVLIAARALMGIGGATLLPSSLALISGLFPDPRSRGTAIGVWTAFFAGGSAVGPVIGGVLLHTFWWGAVFLINTPVLLVLLIAGPFVLPEQRVAGRGPLDLLSVALSIGGILPVVYAVKQAAAEGIDAEVLIPGVLGVVVLVVFVRRQRQLAEPLLDLRLFGRGSFAVAVGSSTVGMMSLAGMSYLTSVYLQSVAGRDALGAALLGIPAAAVVFVMSMSGARVARWLGTRPAFVLALTAAAGGNLMLLGIGVDGGIGWYVAGSTIAGIGYGIVFTLVSEVAVASAPPERAGSAVGISETSFELGNALGLSLLGSLAALVFRSGGDFAATLGETIAEAGEDETLVHAARESFVSGMHAGIAVGAVLLLVMAVVAVLAARFRQAAPGGDSETSAAKCGVGGS; encoded by the coding sequence ATGACCGGCACAGACACCCGTACGACCGCCCCGTCTCGGCGCGCCTGGCTGGGATTGGCCGTGCTGATCCTGCCGGTGCTGCTCGTGTCGATGGACATGTCGGTCCTGTATCTGGCGATGCCGACGCTCACCGCGCAGCTGGATCCCTCCGCCTCCCAGCAGCTCTGGATCCTCGACATCTACGGCTTCCTGATCGCCGGATTGCTGATCACGATGGGCAACCTGGGCGACCGGATCGGGCGGCGCAGGATCCTGCTCGCCGGGGCGGCCGTATTCGGTATCGCCTCCGTGCTCGCGGCGTTCGCGCCCAGTGCGGGTGTGCTGATCGCGGCGCGGGCGCTGATGGGCATCGGCGGCGCCACGCTGCTGCCCTCCAGCCTGGCGCTGATCTCCGGGCTGTTCCCGGATCCGCGCAGCCGCGGCACCGCGATCGGCGTGTGGACCGCGTTCTTCGCCGGTGGTTCGGCGGTCGGGCCGGTCATCGGCGGCGTGCTGCTGCACACCTTCTGGTGGGGCGCGGTGTTCCTGATCAACACGCCGGTGCTGCTGGTGCTGCTGATCGCCGGGCCGTTCGTGCTGCCGGAGCAGCGCGTGGCCGGGCGCGGGCCGCTGGATCTGCTGAGCGTCGCGCTGTCCATCGGCGGCATTCTGCCCGTCGTGTACGCGGTGAAGCAGGCCGCCGCCGAGGGGATCGATGCCGAGGTGCTGATTCCGGGCGTGCTGGGTGTGGTCGTGCTGGTGGTGTTCGTGCGGCGGCAGCGGCAGCTGGCCGAGCCGCTGCTGGATCTGCGGCTGTTCGGCCGCGGATCGTTCGCCGTCGCCGTCGGCTCCAGCACGGTCGGGATGATGTCGCTGGCGGGGATGAGCTATCTGACCAGCGTCTATCTGCAATCGGTCGCCGGCCGCGACGCGCTGGGGGCGGCGCTGCTGGGTATTCCGGCCGCGGCGGTGGTGTTCGTGATGTCGATGAGTGGTGCCCGGGTGGCGCGGTGGCTGGGCACCCGGCCGGCGTTCGTCCTGGCCCTGACCGCCGCCGCGGGCGGCAACCTGATGCTGCTCGGCATCGGCGTCGACGGCGGAATCGGTTGGTACGTCGCCGGATCCACGATCGCGGGCATCGGCTACGGCATCGTGTTCACGCTGGTGTCGGAGGTGGCGGTGGCGTCGGCGCCGCCCGAACGGGCCGGTTCCGCCGTGGGTATCTCGGAGACGAGTTTCGAACTGGGCAACGCACTGGGGCTGTCACTACTGGGATCGCTTGCCGCGCTGGTGTTCCGGTCGGGTGGCGACTTCGCGGCGACGCTCGGCGAGACGATCGCGGAAGCGGGGGAGGACGAGACGCTGGTGCATGCGGCCCGCGAGTCGTTCGTCTCCGGCATGCATGCCGGGATCGCGGTGGGCGCCGTGCTGTTGCTGGTCATGGCGGTGGTGGCGGTGCTGGCCGCACGGTTCCGGCAGGCCGCGCCCGGCGGCGACTCGGAGACCTCGGCGGCGAAGTGCGGCGTGGGCGGGTCGTGA
- a CDS encoding VOC family protein has product MTSGFAPGAPCWFDVTQPDIAAAADFYTGLFGWTAQDTGAEMGHYTLLHQDGAQVAGIASARTPDDEVKPALWLPYFAAADVRGAVRAATATGGTAFGEFTEVPGQLEFATLTDPDGAAYGVAHLTGNPGTERWAQPNNPCWVQYTATGAPADAMAHYASVLGWTYRNAAWETATDKPYQALTTGAGGGEFGGAATAAPGEPAPFWGMTIHVPDCDATAARATALGGKVVSEPVDLPGPSRVAVIADPAGATLALMAFGGR; this is encoded by the coding sequence ATGACCTCCGGATTCGCCCCGGGCGCACCCTGCTGGTTCGATGTCACCCAGCCCGATATCGCGGCCGCCGCCGATTTCTACACCGGCCTGTTCGGCTGGACCGCGCAGGACACCGGCGCGGAGATGGGCCATTACACGCTGCTGCACCAGGACGGCGCCCAGGTGGCCGGCATCGCGTCGGCCCGCACACCGGACGACGAGGTCAAGCCCGCGCTGTGGCTGCCGTACTTCGCGGCGGCCGATGTGCGCGGCGCGGTGCGGGCCGCGACCGCCACCGGTGGCACCGCCTTCGGCGAGTTCACCGAGGTCCCCGGGCAGTTGGAGTTCGCGACCCTCACCGACCCCGACGGCGCGGCGTACGGCGTCGCCCACCTGACCGGCAATCCCGGCACCGAACGCTGGGCGCAGCCGAACAACCCGTGCTGGGTGCAGTACACCGCCACCGGCGCTCCGGCCGACGCGATGGCCCACTACGCGTCGGTGCTCGGCTGGACCTACCGCAACGCCGCCTGGGAGACCGCCACCGACAAGCCGTATCAGGCGCTGACCACCGGCGCGGGCGGGGGCGAGTTCGGCGGCGCGGCGACGGCCGCACCCGGCGAGCCCGCACCGTTCTGGGGGATGACGATCCACGTCCCGGACTGCGACGCCACCGCCGCCCGCGCCACCGCACTCGGCGGCAAGGTCGTGAGCGAACCGGTGGATCTGCCCGGCCCGTCCCGCGTCGCCGTCATCGCCGACCCGGCCGGAGCGACCTTGGCTCTCATGGCATTCGGGGGCCGCTGA
- a CDS encoding urease subunit alpha: MSELTRARYAELFGPTTGDRIRLADTGLLIEITEDRSGGPGSAGDEAVFGGGKVLRESMGQSRATRAEGTPDTVITGVVIVDHWGIIKADIGIRDGRICGIGKAGNPDIMDGVHPDLVVGASTEIIAGNGRIVTAGAIDCHVHFICPQLLEEALGAGITTMVGGGTGPAEGSKATTVSPGSWHLGRMLEATDGWPVNILLLGKGNTVRHESLWEQLRGGAGGFKLHEDWGTTPAAIDAALTVADAAGVQVALHSDTLNEAGFVEDTLAAIAGRAIHSYHTEGAGGGHAPDIITVAAHPNVMPSSTNPTRPHTVNTLDEHLDMLMVCHHLNPAIPEDLAFAESRIRPSTIAAEDLLHDLGAISMIGSDSQAMGRIGEVVMRTWQTAHMMKRRRGALPGDGAADNLRVRRYVAKYTICPAVTHGLDHEIGSVEVGKLADLVLWEPAFFGVRPHAVLKGGTIAWAAMGDANASIPTPQPVLPRPMFGAAPAVTAGTSLHFVSEQAVEAGLAERLRVNRKLVPVADVRKRGKSDLPHNDAMPRIEVDPDTFTVRVDGEVWAEDPATELPMAQRYFLF, encoded by the coding sequence ATGAGCGAGCTGACCCGTGCCCGGTACGCGGAACTGTTCGGGCCGACCACCGGCGACCGGATCCGCCTGGCGGACACCGGCCTGCTGATCGAGATCACCGAGGACCGCAGCGGCGGACCGGGTTCGGCGGGCGACGAGGCCGTCTTCGGCGGCGGCAAGGTGCTGCGCGAGTCCATGGGCCAGTCGCGGGCCACCCGCGCGGAGGGCACTCCCGACACCGTCATCACCGGCGTGGTGATCGTCGACCACTGGGGAATCATCAAGGCCGACATCGGTATCCGGGACGGCCGCATCTGCGGCATCGGCAAGGCCGGTAATCCGGACATCATGGACGGCGTGCACCCGGACCTGGTGGTGGGCGCGTCGACGGAGATCATCGCGGGCAACGGGCGCATCGTCACCGCCGGCGCCATCGACTGCCACGTGCACTTCATCTGCCCGCAGCTGCTCGAGGAGGCGCTCGGCGCCGGCATCACCACCATGGTCGGCGGCGGCACCGGACCCGCCGAGGGCAGCAAGGCCACCACCGTCTCGCCGGGCTCCTGGCATCTGGGCCGGATGCTGGAGGCCACCGACGGCTGGCCGGTGAACATCCTGCTGCTGGGCAAGGGCAATACCGTGCGGCACGAATCGCTGTGGGAGCAGTTGCGCGGCGGCGCGGGCGGTTTCAAGCTGCACGAGGACTGGGGCACCACCCCGGCGGCCATCGATGCCGCGCTCACCGTCGCCGACGCGGCGGGGGTGCAGGTGGCGCTGCACTCGGACACGCTGAACGAGGCCGGCTTCGTGGAGGACACCCTCGCCGCGATCGCCGGCCGGGCCATCCACTCGTATCACACCGAGGGGGCCGGTGGCGGCCACGCGCCGGACATCATCACGGTCGCGGCCCACCCCAACGTGATGCCGAGCTCCACCAACCCGACCCGGCCGCACACCGTGAACACCCTCGACGAGCATCTGGACATGCTCATGGTGTGCCATCACCTGAACCCGGCGATTCCGGAGGATCTGGCGTTCGCCGAGAGCCGGATCCGGCCGTCCACCATCGCCGCCGAGGATCTGCTGCACGACCTGGGCGCGATCTCGATGATCGGCAGCGATTCACAGGCGATGGGGCGGATCGGGGAGGTGGTGATGCGCACCTGGCAGACCGCGCACATGATGAAGCGCCGCCGCGGCGCGCTGCCGGGCGACGGTGCCGCCGACAATCTGCGGGTGCGCCGCTACGTCGCGAAGTACACCATCTGCCCGGCCGTGACGCACGGTCTCGACCACGAGATCGGCTCGGTGGAGGTCGGCAAGCTGGCCGATCTGGTGCTGTGGGAACCCGCCTTCTTCGGGGTGCGGCCGCATGCGGTGCTCAAGGGCGGCACGATCGCGTGGGCGGCGATGGGCGACGCCAACGCCTCGATCCCGACCCCGCAGCCGGTGCTGCCGCGGCCGATGTTCGGTGCCGCGCCGGCGGTGACCGCGGGCACCTCGCTGCACTTCGTCTCGGAGCAGGCGGTGGAGGCGGGCCTGGCCGAGCGGTTGCGGGTGAACCGGAAGCTGGTGCCGGTGGCCGATGTGCGCAAGCGCGGTAAATCCGATCTGCCGCACAACGACGCGATGCCGCGCATCGAGGTCGATCCGGACACCTTCACCGTGCGCGTCGACGGCGAGGTGTGGGCCGAGGACCCGGCCACCGAACTGCCCATGGCACAACGGTATTTCCTGTTCTGA
- a CDS encoding LysE family translocator, translated as MARMTLGAVVGFAVIALLGVMTPGLDTMLVLRNAVLGGRGRGIAALLGVTCGCLVWGTASVAGLTAMLTASHLAYQVVRILGAAYLLWLGGSALWKSLRRNRSGTREDAEVAASPSRWTAFRAGMLTNLLNLKVGVFYMSLLPQFLPAGAPVRGALLVAIHVACGLVWLGGLVWVAARARRLLTRDAVRRWLDRVTATVLIGLGVKLAVEGT; from the coding sequence ATGGCGCGCATGACACTCGGCGCCGTCGTCGGATTCGCGGTGATCGCTCTGCTCGGCGTGATGACGCCGGGCCTGGACACCATGCTGGTGCTGCGCAATGCGGTGCTCGGCGGCCGGGGCCGAGGCATCGCGGCCCTGCTGGGGGTCACGTGCGGCTGCCTGGTCTGGGGCACGGCGAGCGTGGCGGGTCTGACGGCCATGCTGACCGCGTCGCATCTGGCCTATCAGGTGGTGCGGATCCTGGGTGCCGCGTATCTGCTCTGGCTCGGCGGTTCGGCGCTGTGGAAGAGCCTGCGGCGCAACCGGTCCGGGACGCGGGAGGACGCGGAGGTGGCGGCGTCGCCGAGCCGCTGGACGGCGTTCCGCGCGGGCATGCTGACCAATCTGCTCAACCTCAAGGTCGGCGTGTTCTATATGAGTCTGCTGCCGCAGTTCCTGCCGGCCGGCGCGCCGGTCCGGGGTGCGTTGCTGGTGGCGATTCACGTTGCCTGCGGCCTGGTGTGGCTCGGCGGCCTGGTGTGGGTGGCGGCCCGGGCGCGTCGGCTGCTGACCCGCGACGCGGTGCGGCGGTGGCTGGACCGGGTGACCGCCACCGTGCTGATCGGGCTGGGTGTCAAGCTCGCGGTCGAGGGGACATGA
- the ureG gene encoding urease accessory protein UreG, which produces MPPHLIDGEPHDHAHDRPKRERTPGEPLRIGIGGPVGSGKTALVAALCRELREELSLAVLTNDIYTTEDADFLRRHAVLPDERITAVQTGGCPHTAIRDDITANLDAIDDLVEANPALDLILVESGGDNLTATFSSGLIDAQIFVVDVAGGDKVPRKGGPGVTFSDLLVINKTDLAPMVGADLGVMERDSAAVRDGRPFVFTSLTDDPAATAVLNWVRAQLRATAEQDAGAADGVGGSGVIARGHGASPATAH; this is translated from the coding sequence ATGCCCCCACATCTGATCGACGGTGAACCGCACGACCACGCCCACGATCGCCCGAAACGGGAGCGCACCCCGGGCGAGCCGCTGCGGATCGGGATCGGCGGTCCGGTCGGATCGGGTAAGACCGCGCTGGTGGCGGCGCTGTGCCGGGAACTGCGCGAGGAGCTGTCGCTGGCGGTCCTGACCAACGACATCTACACCACCGAGGACGCCGACTTCCTGCGCCGGCACGCCGTGCTGCCCGACGAGCGGATCACGGCCGTGCAGACGGGCGGCTGCCCGCACACCGCCATCCGCGACGACATCACCGCCAACCTGGACGCCATCGACGATCTCGTCGAGGCGAACCCGGCGCTGGACCTGATCCTGGTCGAGTCCGGCGGTGACAACCTGACCGCGACCTTCTCCTCCGGGCTGATCGATGCGCAGATCTTCGTGGTCGACGTGGCGGGCGGCGACAAGGTGCCGCGCAAGGGCGGTCCGGGCGTGACGTTCTCGGATCTGCTGGTGATCAACAAGACCGATCTGGCCCCGATGGTCGGCGCGGATCTCGGTGTGATGGAACGGGATTCGGCCGCGGTGCGCGACGGGCGCCCGTTCGTGTTCACCTCGCTGACCGACGATCCGGCGGCCACGGCGGTGCTGAACTGGGTGCGCGCGCAGCTGCGGGCGACCGCCGAACAGGACGCCGGAGCCGCCGACGGCGTCGGTGGGTCCGGTGTGATCGCCCGGGGCCACGGCGCGAGCCCCGCGACCGCGCACTGA